One Aegilops tauschii subsp. strangulata cultivar AL8/78 chromosome 2, Aet v6.0, whole genome shotgun sequence genomic window, atagtgacatgatatggccaatatcatcatgctcctttgatctccatcttcggggcaccatgatcatcttcgtcaccggcatgacaccatgatctccatcatcatgatctccatcattgtgtcttcatgaagtcgtcacgccaatgattacttctacttgtatggctaacgcgtttagcaacaaagtaaagtaaattacatggcgtttattcagtgacacgcaggtcatgcaaaataataaagacaactcctatggctcctgccggttgtcatactcatcgacatgcaagtcgtgattcctattacaagaatatgatcaatctcatacatcacatatatcattcatcacatcttctggccatatcatatcacatatatcacttgctgcaaaaacaagttagacgtcctctaattgttgttgcaagttttacgtggtttgtaggtttctaacaagaacgttttcttacctacgtatgaccacaacgtgatttgccaatttctatttacccttcataaggacccttttcatcgaatccgttccgactaaagtaggagagacagacacccgctagccaccttatgcaactagtgcatgtcaatcggtggaacctgtctcacgtaagcgtacgtgtaaggtcggtccgggccgcttcatcctacaatgccgccgaaacaagaaacgactagtagcggcaagaagaattggcaacatcaacgcccacaacttctttgtgttctactcgtgcatagtaactacgcataggcctggctcatgatgccactgttgggaatcgtagcataatttaaaattttcctacgctcaccaagatgcatctatggagtctactagcaacgaggggaaaggagtggatctacatacccttgtagatcgcgagcggaagcgttccaatgaacgtggatgacggagtcgtactcgccgtgatccaaatcaccgatgaccgagtgccgaacggacggcacctccgcgttcaacacacgtacggtgcagcgacgtctcctccttcttgatccagcaagggggaaggagaggttgatggagatccaacagcacgacggcgtggtggtggatgtagcgggtctccggcagggcttcgccgagcttctgcgagagagagagaggtgttgcaggggaggggggaggcgcccaaggcttagatgatgctgccctcccttccccccactatatatagggccaagggagagggggggcgcagccttgccccttccttcaaggaagggtgcggccaggggggagtccttcccccccaaggcacctcggaggtgccttccccctttaggactctcccttctttcttatctcttgcgcatgggcctcttggggctggtgcccttggcccatataggccaaggcgcaccccttacagcccatgtggccccccggggctggtggacccccttggtggacccccggacccctttcggcactcccggtacaataccgataaagcgcgaaacttttccggcgaccaaaataagacttcccatatataaatctttacctccggaccattccggaacctctcgtgacgtccgggatctcatccgggactccgaacaactttcgggtttccgcatacatatatctctacaaccctagcgtcaccggaccttaagtgtgtagaccctacgggttcgggagacatgcagacatgaccgagacgcctctccggtcaataaccaacagcgggatctggatacccatgttggctcccacatgttccacgatgatatcatcggatgaaccacggtgtcgaggattcaatcaatccgtatgcaattccctttgtcaatcggtatgttacttgcccgagattcgatcgtcggtatcccaataccttgttcaatctcgttaccggcaagtctctttactcgtaccgcaatgcatgatcccgtgactaactccttagtcatattgagctcattatgatgatgcattaccgagtgggcccagagatacctctccgtcacacggagtgacaaatcccagtctcgatccgtgccaacccaacagacactttcggagatacccgtaatgcacctttatagtcacccagttacgttgtgacgtttggcacacccaaagcactcctacggtatccgggagttgcacgatctcatggtctaaggaaaagatacttgacattggaaaagctctagcaaacgaaactacacgatcttttatgctatgcttaggattgggtcttgtccatcacatcattctcctaatgatgtgatcccgttatcaatgacatccaatgtccatagtcaggaaaccatgactatctgttgatcaacgagctagtcaactagaggcttactagggacaggttgtggtctatgtattcacacatgtatcacgatttccggacaatacaattatagcatgaataatagacaattaccatgaacaaagaaatataataataaccatttattattgcctctagggcatatttccaacagaaggTATGAATGCTCCTCCCACATTTCCTTGTCCTGCAACAACCGTGCTAGTTTGGTCCTCTAATAGAGATTTGTCCTGCAGCAGCTACTGCCTATGGTAATGCTTATGAATCTTCGCTAGCTCCTGCAACCAATGTTAATCAACAGTTGGATCATGTTGTAGGTATGTATGCTGTATGCTACTCCCACATTTCTTTCTCCTGCAACAACCATGCTATTTTGGTCCTCTAACAGACTTGTCCTGCAGCAGCTACTGCATATGGTAATGCCTATGGATCTTGGCTAGCTCCTGCAACCAATGTTTATCAACAGGCGGATCATGATGAAGGTATGAATGCTCCTCCCACATTTCCTTGTCCTGCAACAACCGTGCTAGTTTGGTCCTCTAATAGAGATTTGTCCTGCAGCAGCTACTGCCTATGGTAATGCTTATGAATCTTCGCTAGCTCCTGCAACCAATGTTAATCAACAGTTGGATCATGTTGTAGGTATGTATGCTGTATGCTACTCCCACATTTCTTTCTCCTGCAACAACCATGCTATTTTGGTCCTCTAACAGACTTGTCCTGCAGCAGCTACTGCATATGGTAATGCCTATGGATCTTGGCTAGCTCCTGCAACCAATGTTTATCAACAGGCGGATCATGATGAAGGTATGAATGCTCCTCCCACATTTCCTTGTCCTGCAACAACCGTGCTAGTTTGGTCCTCTAATAGAGATTTGTCCTGCAGCAGCTACTGCCTATGGTAATGCTTATGAATCTTCGCTAGCTCCTGCAACCAATGTTAATCAACAGTTGGATCATGTTGTAGGTATGTATGCTGTATGCTACTCCCACATTTCTTTCTCCTGCAACAACCATGCTATTTTGGTCCTCTAACAGACTTGTCCTGCAGCAGCTACTGCATATGGTAATGCCTATGGATCTTGGCTAGCTCCTGCAACCAATGTTTATCAACAGGCGGATCATGATGAAGGTATGAATGCTCCTCCCACATTTCCTTGTCGTGCAACAACCGTGCTAGTTTGGTCCTCTAATAGAGATTTGTCCTGCAGCAGCTACTGCCTATGGTAATGCTTATGAATCTTCGCTAGCTCCTGCAACCAATGTTAATCAACAGTTGGATCATGTTGTAGGTATGTATGCTGTATGCTACTCCCACATTTCTTTCTCCTGCAACAACCATGCTATTTTGGTCCTCTAACAGACTTGTCCTGCAGCAGCTACTGCATATGGTAATGCCTATGGATCTTGGCTAGCTCCTGCAACCAATGTTTATCAACAGGCGGATCATGATGAAGGTATGAATGCTCCTCCCACATTTCCTTGTCCTGCAACAACCGTGCTAGTTTGGTCCTCTAATAGAGATTTGTCCTGCAACAGCTACTGCCTATGGTAATGCTTATGAATCTTCGCTAGCTCCTGCAACCAATGTTAATCAACAGTTGGATCATGTTGTAGGTATGTATGCTGTATGCTACTCCCACATTTCTTTCTCCTGCAACAACCATGCTATTTTGGTCCTCTAACAGACTTGTCCTGCAGCAGCTACTGCATATGGTAATGCCTATGAATCTTGGCTAGCTCCTGCAACCAATGTTTATCAACAGGCGGATCATGATGAAGGTATGAATGCTCCTCCCACATTTTCTTGTCCTGCAACAACCGTGCTAGTTTGGTCCTCTAACAGAGGCTTATCCTGCAACAGATGGGATTCCTTATGAAGGCAATTTTCTTGCAACAGGTCCTCCCACCGCTGCTTCTTCTGCAGCAAACATACCGTTTAGTACTGCAACACATGGGCCTCCTTATGAAGTTGTGCAAGTTCCTACAACAAGCACTTGTTTTGAAACAAATATTCATCAAGAGAGGAATGTTTTTATAGGTATGTATGGTCCTCCCACAGTTTTCTTCTCCTGCAATAACCATGGGAAAAACCATGGATCTTGGTGTTGATCCCTACGGAGCTCTGCGTGCTCTTCTCACACAGTTTCTTCCTCTATTATATGTGTACTACATACAGATATGGATACTTATCTTTCAACATTTCTGAACTCGGACGTGAATCCTGGCGCTGATCCTTCCTTTGAAGCCAATTTCACTGATATGTGTGCATATGATGATACGATCTTGTATTGGGATCTGGATGCCTTTGCGGATCCTCACAATGCAGCTCCTAATCAGAAAGAAGCAAGGAGTCCAACCCCTGAGGACGCTCAGCAAGAGAACTGATGCCACCAATACTGTGCCTCATGAAAACTTGTCCGATCCGAATCCTGATGAGTTACATTGATCATCATGCATGTTTATGGCATTTTAACGCAAAATTGCTTTACCGGTTTCTTGGTGCATCAGATGGTGATGGAAACACTGTCGGTTACTTAGCTTCATCTCTACTTGGATCGGAAACTTGTAACAGAAGTGTGACTTAGGCGCATGATGGATGGTCCCAGTGACCACTCTTTAGTTTTATCTCTCCTTGGATGGAAAACCTGTACCGGAAGTTGACTTGGGTTCAGGATGGATGGTTCCAGTGATCATTTGAATTGCAAAGCTGTGATTCTTATCAGCTATTGGTTGCTACTTTACTTCCCTGCATTTGTTCGGTGTTCCATGGTTAAGTTGTGCTTATCATCTCTAGGCTCTAGCCATTCTCTATTGATCATCACCTGTGCGGAATGATAATAGCATGCGCACGCTCTTCTTTGGGTTGTTTATACTGTAAAAGATAAGTGCCGGTTATTTTTGCGATTGGTCCTGATCATGTGAGGGGCAGACGatgttttcctttttcttttttattaAATCAAGGGGGGGATCACTGATGCAGCTTGCGCACGATTAAGGAGTTCGTAAATGCAAAACCTTCTCGGGTGTTGTTGTAGGCTAACCGCCAGTGCTTTGCATTGGGACGCCGTCGCTTGCTCTGCGTTGGAGCTGAAGATAACGCGAGCCGGAGGTTTGAGCAGGTCTGCTGCCAGCGTGATAGGCAGGCTGATATGATATCGGCTGGACCGCCGGAGCAAAGATTGGCATTTGGCACGTGGCTTGCTGCCTTTAAGTCTGTATATACAACCCTGGAGATCAGaagcaaaaaaagaaagaaaaaaagagcaCGCGTGTCACGTGATCAACGTAGCATCAGACCTTCCAGCATCTACAGAGTCCAGGCAATCAACATGCCCGTTCCACGTAAAAAAAACGTGCCCCCCGTTCAGCAAACAATAAATATCATCACCTGCTAAAATTGGGGTTGCAAAGCTAAGATCTTACAAATCACAGAAaattactccctccatcccataatataagaatatTTTCTGAGCAATGTTCTTATatttcgggacggagggagtagaaaacaagTATTCTTGGCTCCCCCCCTGTACTTTACTTTTGCAACTCATCATCCACACCCACATCAAAACAGACCGTACCTCAGAAAATAATGTTAAAACAGAATGAGTTAACAACATGGCCTATCAAACGTTCACCAGGAGAACATTTGTTTTTAATGTATATCTATCAGATCTCCAAATGAAACACGAAAGAGCTGACATGGTCGATGATAACATAACACTGCAGCATTATCTGATTTAGGTCTGATTCACGATCCACTTAAAACGTAACACAGGACAGCGAGCACTTGGAAACACAGTTGCAAACTTGCGTAATTCTAGCTAGGAGACTTGCAAGTCTCATCAAGTCGATAACATAATACAGCTCGATGCTCCAACACAATCTGGCAGCAAATCGACTCCATGGAGTGCCCGCTCAGTAAGCCATCAAGTTGGCGCTGCAAGATCCAGCTTCCACTTCAGTCACCAACTCCTGCACTCCAACAAGTACTCACAGCAAGTTAATAGTGTCCAAATAGCCAGCTGCACTTTTGCCAGAAAAAAACGCAGTACCAAGCTTGAAAGGTGCTGATATTATTCGTGAAATGGAGAAGGTAAAACCTATTGGTGAGTGCTCAAGTACTTGGCAAGAAAGAAATCAGGGACCAGTACATTCTTTAGTAAAAGAACTGGTGAAAGTGCAACCTAGATGGATATTCTGGCAGGAAACTATAGAGTGAAAAAAATGGCCATTTATACCAAGCATTACCAGTTTCGTCCGTTGCCTTTTCCTATCAGGACCATCTTCCTCAAAAGTCATCAAATCTTCTCCTGAATTCTTTCCTCTTCCAGCAGAACCTTGAGTAGCACTGTTGGTACACCAACCATCTTGTCTCAAACACTTGATAGGGGCTGCCCAAGCATCAATATCAACAGAGTAAGTATTATCAATATTTTTACACATAATGTTCTCTTAACACTCGACATTTCAAAATGTGTCGGAAGGGCCTTTTAGATCAAAAATCAAGAGGCTAAACTCGACTATGTTTTTTTATGAGATGTGGAACATTAGCTAGATCTATACTATAAAAATGAGCACTTACATGATTCGATTAGTGATACATAATGCTTATCAGCTCCCAGATGCAAGTACAATCGTGCAACTATTATGGACATACACAAGTAGAAGTAATAAAACAGCTGATAAATGCAAGCGTAAGAAAACTCCACAGTTTCGGAAAATAGTTTGCCACAGAAACCAAGACGTGCGAGGACAGCAGAATATCAATATGATGGTTATAAAACACGGCAGGTTGAATATTATTATCGGTGATGGAGTTTCTCTGACAAGTGACAACTAAGAATTTCAGGTATCAATATGTGCAGATGGAGTTCCTATATGGCATGAAAACATATTCAGTTAACTTACCTGCATTTGTCGCAGATGTGATCCAAGGGATTTTAATAGGCTGTGAGACCGCAGCACCTGTGAAGAGTTATAACTTATAAACAATGCTCAGCACCTGTGAAGAGTTATACACAATGCTCATAGCCCCTTGATTGGTTCATTTGGTGTTCACTGAACCATTCTAGGGTTGAAAGATTTTAAAAACTTCACCTGAATTTGCAACCGATGAGCACCAAGGACAGGGCTGACCTATGGAAGTTGGAGCACCTGAAACGAATTTTGCAGTTAGAAACGACAACATGCCGCCAAGCACTGTGCTCCAAGTTCCAACCATTTACCTGCATTTGTCACTGATGAGGTCCCAGTGTTTTCAGAAGAACTTGTCACAGTACCAAACATGGTCTGCAGAAGTGAAGTCCCAGAAGCACCTGCAACAAGTTCGTTAGAAGTGGCAACAGGGCActtcaaaatgcaacaaacaacatgAAGCCCAGTAAGTAGTGCATCTATGAGAATTATTATGCAACATAACAGAAGACTTAAGGGGAGATATTTCTAGCCTAAATTTTCTAAAGCATATAGTTTCATCTATCACATTATCAATGGTATAATATAAATAGCCCCTCACTAGCACatttgaacattttctaaaaaagTTGTTACAAGTTCCAACTAAACGATAAGGTCCCAGTGTTTTTAGCAGGACTCGTCACAGTACCAAACATGGTTTGCAGAAGTGTTGTACCAGAGGTGTTACAAGTTCGTTAGAAGTAGCATGAGGTGGGCACTTAAAAATACAACAATCAACATGAAGCCCAGTATGTAGTGCACGAATGAGAATTAGTATGCAACATAATGGAAGACTTAGGGGAGATGTTTCTAGCCTAAATCTTCTAAAGCATATCATGTCATGTATCACATTATCAATGGTAGAAACAGATCCTCACTAGCACATCTAAATATTTCAAAAGAAGTATGATTTCATAGATTAACTCAGTTGAGCAGTTAGAAATGCAGGTTGCCAGGCATTGATAAGTGATAACATAGAACAACGTCCAGCTTTGAGGAGGCTGCTCCATGTGAGTGCTATTATGAATTAATACGTCCATGTGCATACTATGCCCAAGTGATATAACATTATGTAACATCTGAACAtggaaaaaaagaagaaaaaaacggAACTTAGGAGGCGTTTGGCAAACAATGAGCTTAGGAAGAAAAAAGCGAGGGACAAGCTCAACAAAATGTAGCTTGAGACTACATGGTGTAAGAGCCACTTCAATGAAATATCCCAAGCATAAACATAGCCTAGCAACTCAAAAGCAACATCAATAAAATATGTACAGTAAGAGCAGAGACAGTGGTTTGTAACAAACATAAACTAGAAAATTGACAAgcaagatactccctccgtccccaaAAAAGTGACAAAAGTTGTACTAAATCagtgacacttattttgggacggagggagtacgaggCATCAAAGTAAGATGTGTTACATAAATGCCCCAATCTAACTTTGTACAGTGTAATCTAAGGGTAACAGAACTATGCATTAATTGAATTACCTTCCTTTGCATTTGATTGAAGTGGGTTCCCTCGATGGAGCTCTGGAAGTTTACCGGCTTTTAAACACCCCTCTAAATGTTATCAAGTGAGTTTATCAGCACACACGAACTCACATAATCAAAGAGATATCAGCAGACAAAGCAACAGCAGAAAAATATATATTATCAGATATGTTGTTTACAAACTGGAATTAGATGGTCAGGGACTAGTTTTTACCAATAAGATCTGACACCCGGCTGACTGCATTATCGGGCAATCCTGCAATTGAAAACATTCAAACATTAACTGCCGCACATATGCTGAGGTAAGGAGAGAGGGGTCGATGTTGATATTATGCCAAGATGGTTCATACCATAAAGTGGGCTTGCAGAGGGCAGGCTGCAAGAATCAAGGAAAATGTGTGAATGCAAGTGAAACTCAGAGACAGCACTGTGGAACTGGGTTTCATCTGATGATAATTAATCAAGTTGTAaatacctcctcctcctcttgaGATAGCACTTGGCAATAGCCTCCGGCTTTGGCCGCGGGAATTGTTGCGTCCAGTGGCGCCTTGGACGAAGGGGACTAGCAAATCAAAAATGATCATATATGGGGGATATCAGATTGATATGTACTCAGTTGATACTCGAACAGTGAAAGATTGGATGAATGAATACAGGAACCCACCTGATGGGAAACAAGTCCTGCGGGAGACCTGGGCCGCCGGGCAATAGCAACTTGCGTCTCAACTCAGGACTCTCAAGAGCCAAGTCATCGGCAATGAACGATGCCTTCTCCCTCACCAGTATCCAGTTCAGGGACGCCCTACACATACAGGATTGATCTGAGGCTCAACAATGACAAGTACTAGAACAGTGTCTCGAAATAATATATTAGGTAGTACGTAATGTACCTAAATTGCGGCGAGTGGAGTGTGTATTGGAGGATGGAGGCGAGCTTGGCGCTGCGACTGCAAATGGACTTGAGGAAGCTGAGGTCGCGGTGCACGGACTGGTTCGCGAAGCCGCCCGCTGAGCACCCGGCGACGTTTGCCAGGGACCAGAGCGCGTGGAGGAAGATGAGGAGGGAACGGGTCTCGACGCCCCGGTCAACGGCCGGCGGCAGGAAGCGCGTTATGTACTTGATGGCCTCTCTCCACTGGCCCCGGATCAGCAGCTGCCGCAGATGTAGCCTGCTCATCTGCACACCCGACTCATGCACAACGCTGCGTTGCGTACACGGCAGGGGTTGCGTTAAACAGCAAGGAAACGGCGGGCCGGCGTGCGGGCGGGCGGGGGTGCGTACCTGTCGTAGGCGGCGTCGAAGCCCTGGAGCCAGAGGTAGGTGAGGAGCC contains:
- the LOC109769196 gene encoding uncharacterized protein, producing MGRKEIMELGIGGPKEILDLVSGKPTEIIGLGSGKLQDYPLVRRLRNRRLLTYLWLQGFDAAYDSVVHESGVQMSRLHLRQLLIRGQWREAIKYITRFLPPAVDRGVETRSLLIFLHALWSLANVAGCSAGGFANQSVHRDLSFLKSICSRSAKLASILQYTLHSPQFRASLNWILVREKASFIADDLALESPELRRKLLLPGGPGLPQDLFPISPLRPRRHWTQQFPRPKPEAIAKCYLKRRRSLPSASPLYGLPDNAVSRVSDLIEGCLKAGKLPELHRGNPLQSNAKEGASGTSLLQTMFGTVTSSSENTGTSSVTNAGAPTSIGQPCPWCSSVANSGAAVSQPIKIPWITSATNAAPIKCLRQDGWCTNSATQGSAGRGKNSGEDLMTFEEDGPDRKRQRTKLELVTEVEAGSCSANLMAY